The Hyphomicrobium sp. MC1 genome window below encodes:
- the ccmE gene encoding cytochrome c maturation protein CcmE translates to MTRKQKRGVLIGGGVATLAIALILVLFALKDSIVFFHTPSDIVEKHVPPGQRIRLGGLVEKGSVIRGQGTTIKFKVTDTLKDIPVTFTGVLPDLFREGQGVVTEGVLDGHGGFKADTVLAKHDENYMPRDVAKALEAKGVKLGASAHPDQMKAEMP, encoded by the coding sequence ATGACACGCAAGCAAAAGCGCGGAGTATTGATCGGAGGCGGCGTCGCGACACTCGCGATTGCGCTGATCCTCGTGCTGTTCGCGCTGAAAGACAGTATCGTCTTTTTTCATACGCCAAGCGATATCGTCGAAAAGCACGTTCCGCCGGGGCAGCGCATTCGCCTGGGCGGCCTCGTCGAAAAGGGGTCCGTCATTCGCGGCCAGGGCACGACGATCAAATTCAAGGTCACTGATACGCTGAAGGATATCCCGGTGACGTTCACGGGCGTCCTGCCGGACCTGTTCCGGGAAGGACAGGGTGTCGTGACTGAAGGCGTCCTCGACGGCCACGGCGGCTTCAAGGCCGACACGGTGCTGGCCAAGCATGATGAAAATTACATGCCACGCGATGTCGCGAAGGCGCTAGAAGCAAAAGGCGTGAAGCTCGGCGCCAGCGCTCACCCCGATCAGATGAAGGCAGAGATGCCTTAG
- a CDS encoding Do family serine endopeptidase, with the protein MRFPHRLSTTFSSKLTSKFAPASVAMLAVTAVGFGLAVPSHPVLAESGAQTIQTPFGRAPLSFADIVDKVKPAVVSVSVINDGGASKLASNEKGDKDKKNFSLPDLPPDHPLHDFFKNLPKEFGQEARPKIVQGQGSGFVITPDGYVVTNNHVIDGATKIQVSFDNDEMKYDAKLVGTDPRTDIALIKIESKKTFPTIKLSGKPPRVGDWALAVGNPFGLGGTVTAGIVSALARDIGSGPYDYLQIDAAVNRGNSGGPTVNLDGDVIGVNTAIFSPSGGNVGIAFAVPANTVAEVVKQLKADGSVSRGWLGVKIQNVDEDTAASIGLSEAHGAFVSEVTPNGPASKSGIKTQDAILQVNGEKIADSRDLARKIAELAPNSNVDVKVWRNNAEETIKVKLGLFPKNAEAAMNGDNNDDNSNSNEDDAKSVDLSQLGITLMPARTGKDAQGKDTQGVAIAEVDPTSDAAEKGLKPGDVILEVSGQAVSSPDDVISGIKKAQDLKRTAVLLHVKSADQKRFVAVQLTKKG; encoded by the coding sequence ATGCGATTTCCGCACCGCTTGTCGACGACGTTTTCTTCAAAATTGACTTCAAAGTTTGCCCCGGCATCGGTCGCGATGCTGGCTGTTACAGCGGTGGGATTTGGACTGGCGGTGCCGTCACACCCTGTGCTGGCCGAGTCCGGTGCCCAGACGATTCAAACGCCATTCGGCCGCGCGCCGCTCTCCTTTGCCGACATCGTCGACAAGGTGAAGCCGGCGGTCGTTTCAGTTTCCGTCATCAACGACGGCGGCGCCTCGAAGCTTGCTTCGAACGAGAAGGGCGATAAGGACAAGAAGAATTTTTCGCTTCCCGATCTGCCGCCCGATCATCCGCTGCATGACTTCTTCAAGAACCTGCCGAAGGAATTCGGCCAGGAAGCTCGCCCGAAGATCGTCCAGGGCCAGGGCTCCGGCTTCGTCATTACGCCGGATGGTTACGTCGTCACGAATAACCACGTCATCGACGGCGCCACCAAGATCCAGGTGAGCTTCGACAACGACGAGATGAAGTATGATGCGAAGCTGGTCGGCACCGACCCGCGCACCGACATCGCGCTCATCAAGATCGAAAGCAAGAAGACCTTCCCGACGATAAAGCTTTCCGGCAAGCCGCCGCGCGTCGGCGATTGGGCGTTGGCTGTCGGCAATCCGTTCGGTCTGGGCGGCACGGTCACCGCAGGTATCGTGTCGGCGCTCGCACGCGATATCGGCTCCGGCCCCTATGATTACCTGCAGATCGACGCCGCTGTGAACCGCGGTAACTCGGGCGGCCCGACCGTCAACCTCGATGGCGACGTTATCGGTGTTAACACGGCGATCTTCTCTCCATCGGGCGGCAACGTCGGCATCGCCTTCGCTGTTCCTGCAAATACGGTCGCCGAAGTCGTCAAGCAGTTGAAGGCCGATGGCTCGGTCAGCCGCGGCTGGCTCGGCGTCAAGATCCAGAACGTCGACGAAGATACCGCCGCCAGCATCGGGCTTTCCGAAGCGCACGGCGCGTTCGTCAGCGAAGTAACTCCGAACGGTCCGGCTTCGAAGTCCGGCATCAAGACTCAGGATGCGATCTTGCAGGTCAACGGCGAGAAGATCGCCGACAGCCGTGATCTTGCTCGCAAGATCGCCGAACTGGCGCCGAACTCGAACGTCGACGTCAAGGTGTGGCGCAACAATGCCGAAGAGACGATCAAGGTGAAGCTCGGCCTGTTCCCGAAGAACGCCGAAGCTGCGATGAATGGCGACAATAATGACGACAACAGCAACAGCAACGAAGATGACGCCAAGTCCGTCGACCTGAGCCAGCTCGGCATCACGTTGATGCCGGCACGTACCGGCAAGGACGCTCAAGGCAAGGATACGCAGGGCGTTGCCATCGCTGAAGTCGATCCGACGTCGGATGCGGCGGAGAAGGGCCTGAAGCCGGGCGATGTCATTCTTGAGGTCTCTGGCCAGGCTGTGTCCTCTCCCGACGACGTCATCTCCGGCATCAAGAAGGCGCAGGACCTGAAGCGCACCGCGGTTCTCCTGCACGTCAAATCGGCCGACCAAAAGCGCTTTGTCGCTGTTCAGTTGACCAAAAAAGGTTGA
- a CDS encoding bifunctional [glutamine synthetase] adenylyltransferase/[glutamine synthetase]-adenylyl-L-tyrosine phosphorylase: MDQSLPPSVAERISEWPKSPADGRGAERFQSLKAEAAAACPQLAELLLNSDVENLLTGVFEGSPYLTTLANRDLARLARILSEPPASRFQILTDELVAAMQAASDLGSAKRALRIYKSEVALLTALADLAGVWPVMTVTRTLSDCADTAVGTAVRFLFRQASTRGQWQPLEAESPERDSGYFVLAMGKLGAFELNYSSDVDLTVFFDRDKARLVGDGDVQSFFVRLTRDLVLLLDERTPDGYVFRTDLRLRPDAGATQIALSTVAAHGYYETVGQNWERAAMIKARPIAGDLEAGAEFLSELSPFVWRKYLDFAAIADIHAMKRQIHAHKAIGPISVAGQNLKLGRGGIREIEFFAQTQQLIAGGRQPDLRVSSTLDALAALERRGWVKADVRADLDDAYRYLRRLEHRVQMVADEQSHEVPGEPAALESFAHFAGYADVAELSAALLPVLETVEKHYDGLFEEPPQPSSPAGANLVFAGAKDDPRTLEELKRLGYSQPTQVLAIVRGWHHGRAPVVRSPRARERLTEVQPLLIEALADTVDPDGAIASFDRFLAELPSGVQLFSLLKAQPGLIRLFADIMGSAPRLAHILSHRRRLLDAVLDPQVLGGDFNGAAIDDVIVKAFAAARATSDGDPMQEILDTARRIGSEQAFLVGVRILTGSISATEAGIAYATIAQRLIAALLGEVTREMEQDHGRVPGGAAAVIAMGKLGGREMTAASDVDLILIYDFDPAAEQSDGAKPLAPPHYYTRLTQRLITAISARTAEGALYEVDMRLRPSGQKGPVATRLSSFTNYQASEAWTWEHMAMTRARIIAGSRELSGRVEAEIRKVLTAKRDRAKIAADVLDMRRRVEAEKATSDIWDLKQVRGGLVDLEFIVQYLQLVHAAEHPAILNQTTLVALAAAASEGVIHNDDYLLLAHAGQLLHDLTQVLRLTIEGPFDPASAPKGLKLLLARSGDTTSFEDLEIKLKQTLADVAEAFNRLIV; this comes from the coding sequence ATGGATCAGTCTCTTCCCCCAAGCGTTGCCGAACGCATATCCGAATGGCCGAAGAGCCCCGCTGACGGTCGCGGCGCCGAACGCTTCCAATCCCTGAAGGCCGAAGCCGCGGCAGCCTGCCCGCAACTCGCAGAACTGCTTCTCAATTCCGATGTCGAAAATCTGCTGACGGGCGTCTTCGAAGGTTCGCCGTATCTGACGACGCTCGCGAACCGCGATCTGGCGCGCCTCGCACGTATTTTGTCCGAGCCTCCGGCCTCACGCTTTCAAATCCTTACCGACGAACTCGTCGCGGCAATGCAGGCGGCCTCGGACCTAGGCTCTGCCAAACGCGCGCTTCGCATCTACAAGTCAGAGGTCGCGCTCTTGACGGCACTGGCCGATCTTGCAGGCGTCTGGCCGGTGATGACGGTCACCCGGACCTTGTCGGACTGCGCCGACACCGCTGTCGGGACGGCTGTCCGCTTTCTGTTTCGACAGGCATCCACACGCGGACAGTGGCAGCCGCTCGAAGCGGAAAGTCCCGAACGCGACTCTGGTTACTTCGTGCTGGCCATGGGCAAGCTCGGTGCCTTCGAACTCAACTACTCGAGCGACGTCGATCTGACGGTCTTCTTCGATCGTGACAAGGCGCGGCTCGTGGGCGACGGCGACGTGCAATCGTTCTTCGTCCGGTTGACGCGCGATCTCGTGCTGCTGCTCGATGAGCGCACACCGGATGGATATGTCTTCCGCACGGATCTGCGCCTGAGGCCCGACGCCGGGGCGACGCAAATCGCACTCTCGACCGTTGCGGCCCATGGCTACTACGAAACCGTCGGCCAGAATTGGGAGCGCGCTGCGATGATCAAGGCCCGGCCGATTGCCGGAGACCTCGAAGCCGGTGCCGAATTCCTCTCCGAGCTGTCGCCCTTCGTCTGGCGCAAGTATCTCGATTTCGCGGCGATCGCCGATATCCACGCCATGAAGCGCCAGATCCACGCGCATAAGGCGATCGGACCGATCTCGGTCGCCGGACAGAACTTGAAGCTTGGCCGCGGCGGCATTCGTGAAATCGAATTTTTTGCGCAAACACAGCAGTTGATCGCAGGGGGCCGCCAGCCCGATTTGCGCGTCAGCAGCACGCTGGACGCACTGGCAGCGCTTGAACGGCGCGGCTGGGTGAAGGCTGACGTTCGCGCCGATCTTGATGATGCCTATCGCTATCTCCGCCGTCTGGAGCACCGCGTGCAGATGGTCGCCGATGAGCAAAGCCACGAAGTGCCGGGAGAGCCCGCAGCGCTTGAGTCTTTTGCGCATTTCGCGGGATATGCCGATGTGGCGGAGCTTTCCGCTGCTTTGCTACCAGTGCTGGAAACCGTCGAGAAGCACTACGACGGTCTGTTCGAAGAACCGCCGCAGCCGTCATCGCCTGCCGGTGCCAATCTCGTCTTCGCCGGAGCCAAGGACGATCCGCGCACGCTGGAAGAGTTGAAGCGCCTTGGATATTCGCAGCCGACACAGGTTCTGGCCATCGTGCGAGGCTGGCACCACGGCCGCGCGCCGGTCGTCAGGTCGCCACGTGCACGTGAACGCCTGACGGAAGTCCAGCCGCTGCTGATCGAAGCGCTTGCCGATACGGTCGATCCCGATGGCGCGATTGCGAGCTTCGACCGTTTTCTCGCCGAGCTTCCCTCTGGCGTGCAGCTTTTCTCGTTGCTGAAGGCTCAGCCAGGGTTGATCCGGCTATTCGCCGACATCATGGGCTCCGCGCCGCGCTTGGCTCACATCCTGTCGCATCGCCGGCGGCTATTGGATGCCGTGCTCGATCCGCAGGTTCTGGGCGGCGATTTCAATGGCGCTGCCATCGACGACGTCATTGTAAAAGCCTTCGCCGCTGCCCGCGCGACAAGCGACGGCGATCCGATGCAGGAGATCCTCGATACCGCCCGGCGGATCGGCAGCGAGCAGGCCTTTCTGGTCGGCGTCAGAATTCTTACCGGCAGCATATCGGCGACCGAAGCAGGCATCGCTTACGCAACGATCGCGCAGCGCCTGATCGCGGCCCTCCTGGGTGAGGTCACGCGCGAGATGGAGCAGGACCACGGCCGTGTGCCGGGCGGGGCTGCTGCCGTCATCGCCATGGGCAAGCTCGGTGGCCGCGAAATGACGGCGGCGTCCGACGTCGATCTTATCCTCATCTACGATTTCGATCCAGCCGCCGAACAATCGGACGGGGCAAAGCCGCTCGCGCCGCCGCATTATTACACGCGCCTGACGCAGCGGCTCATCACCGCCATCTCGGCGCGAACGGCGGAAGGAGCGCTCTACGAGGTCGATATGCGCCTTCGCCCCTCCGGTCAGAAAGGGCCTGTCGCAACGAGGCTGTCGAGCTTCACGAACTACCAGGCCAGCGAAGCCTGGACGTGGGAGCATATGGCCATGACGCGGGCCCGCATCATCGCCGGCTCACGCGAGTTGTCCGGACGTGTCGAAGCCGAGATTCGCAAGGTCCTGACGGCCAAACGCGACCGCGCCAAGATCGCCGCCGACGTCCTCGACATGCGCCGCCGAGTCGAAGCCGAGAAAGCGACCTCCGATATTTGGGATTTGAAGCAGGTTCGCGGCGGGCTCGTCGATCTGGAGTTCATCGTTCAGTATTTACAACTGGTGCATGCCGCCGAGCATCCGGCAATCCTCAACCAGACGACGCTCGTGGCCCTGGCTGCGGCCGCGTCCGAGGGTGTTATCCATAACGACGACTACCTGCTGCTGGCACATGCCGGTCAATTGCTGCACGATCTGACGCAGGTGCTCCGATTGACCATCGAGGGGCCTTTCGACCCGGCATCGGCGCCGAAAGGCCTGAAATTGCTCCTGGCCCGATCAGGAGATACAACCTCTTTTGAAGACTTGGAAATAAAGTTGAAACAAACGCTTGCAGACGTAGCGGAGGCCTTCAATCGGCTGATCGTCTAG
- a CDS encoding response regulator transcription factor encodes MRVLVIEDDKETALFLQKSLKENGHTADLAHDGEAGLSMATDGAYDVLIVDRMLPLLDGLSLIKSLRTEGNRTPVLILSALGEVDDRVKGLRAGGDDYLTKPYAYSELLARVEILGRRTAPEEQQTRYSVGDLVLDRLSHRVTRGGEHILLQPREYRLLEYLMQHAGQVVTRTMLLEHVWDYHFDPQTNVIDVHVSRLRAKIDKNFDKPLLHTVRGAGYTIRDGPV; translated from the coding sequence ATGCGCGTGCTGGTAATAGAAGACGATAAAGAAACCGCGCTTTTCCTGCAGAAATCCCTGAAAGAGAACGGTCATACGGCTGATCTGGCTCATGATGGCGAAGCGGGCCTATCGATGGCGACCGACGGCGCCTATGACGTATTGATCGTTGACCGGATGTTGCCGCTGCTCGATGGCCTTTCGCTGATCAAGTCCCTTCGAACGGAGGGCAATCGAACCCCTGTGCTTATTCTGTCGGCGCTTGGCGAGGTCGATGACCGGGTCAAGGGCCTGCGTGCCGGCGGTGACGACTATCTGACGAAACCCTACGCTTATTCCGAGCTTTTGGCCCGCGTCGAGATTCTCGGCCGTCGGACGGCGCCGGAAGAGCAGCAAACCCGCTATTCCGTCGGCGACCTCGTGCTCGACCGGCTTTCTCATCGCGTAACGCGCGGCGGCGAACACATCCTGCTGCAGCCGCGCGAGTACCGTCTGCTTGAGTATCTGATGCAGCACGCCGGGCAGGTCGTGACCCGCACCATGCTCCTGGAGCACGTCTGGGACTATCACTTCGATCCGCAAACCAACGTGATCGATGTTCATGTTTCGCGGCTTCGGGCGAAGATCGACAAGAACTTCGACAAGCCGCTGCTGCACACGGTCAGGGGCGCAGGATACACCATTCGTGACGGCCCGGTTTGA
- a CDS encoding periplasmic heavy metal sensor, which produces MTVNVDQSRLAADRPRWLYPGFIASLALNLLFIGLFATAVWHHHEEERKRDEGFLGFVKQLPADKQTMIRQKVIEARASMKGLRDNVRKTWTDANALLTAKPFDKDKFLAALMQLRMAEDAFKGAIYTSVANTAGELTPDERKLLQEWRAKRHASMLKPPGPPRPDDDRAK; this is translated from the coding sequence GTGACGGTCAACGTCGATCAATCGCGGCTGGCAGCGGATCGGCCGCGCTGGCTCTATCCGGGCTTTATTGCGTCGTTGGCCTTGAACCTGCTGTTCATCGGCTTGTTTGCGACCGCCGTTTGGCATCATCACGAAGAGGAGCGAAAGAGGGACGAAGGGTTCCTTGGTTTCGTCAAACAGTTGCCTGCCGACAAGCAGACGATGATCCGGCAAAAGGTGATCGAGGCGCGCGCGTCCATGAAAGGTTTGCGCGACAACGTGCGCAAGACGTGGACCGATGCCAACGCCCTGCTGACGGCCAAGCCTTTCGACAAAGATAAATTTTTGGCTGCACTCATGCAGCTTCGGATGGCCGAAGATGCTTTCAAAGGCGCGATCTATACGAGCGTCGCAAATACCGCAGGCGAGTTGACGCCAGACGAGCGCAAGCTTCTGCAGGAATGGCGAGCGAAGCGTCACGCATCGATGCTGAAACCGCCTGGACCGCCACGGCCAGACGACGACAGGGCAAAATAA
- a CDS encoding sensor histidine kinase KdpD, whose product MTARFDRVAKAASTTTFGLSALAVAFFLFAAAIVVGFLFWQTNKLFTDQVLATLSAESRILSSELKVGGQMKLVETVTALSRPQGTGLYYLADSTGAKIAGNLNRIPPELEADSPGGVFNYQPTDDEGPSHLAVAIPVDLGPNLHLIIGRDVEDQRAFANSIRFVFLLGFGALSIIGLLGGLAVSRLIVNRMDQITAASRQIMEGDLSRRIPTTGRGGELDALANNLNEMLERIEGLMNGLREVSDNIAHDLKTPLNRMRNAAEAALRDPRGEEAYREGLERTIEKADDLIKTFNALLLIARLEAGPLEDSTETFDLGHFVADVSELYAPAAEEAGFNLTIDVEQNVFVRGNRQLIGQAIANLIDNAIKYSRGGEPGSAITVRAYRLDGRPVISVGDHGPGIDEIDRERVLRRFVRLEASRTKPGTGLGLSLVAAVARLHHGEIRLEDNQPGLKVVLLLSQRCLVAVPDQEGDAAPGLAAQ is encoded by the coding sequence GTGACGGCCCGGTTTGATCGCGTCGCAAAAGCGGCATCGACGACAACCTTCGGATTGAGCGCGTTGGCCGTAGCGTTCTTTTTGTTCGCTGCGGCAATCGTTGTCGGCTTCCTGTTCTGGCAGACGAACAAGCTCTTTACCGATCAGGTCCTCGCGACCCTGTCGGCTGAATCCCGCATTCTGTCATCCGAGTTGAAGGTTGGCGGCCAGATGAAACTGGTCGAGACCGTCACGGCGTTGTCGCGGCCGCAAGGAACGGGGCTCTATTATCTCGCTGACAGCACGGGAGCGAAGATCGCCGGCAACCTCAATCGCATTCCGCCGGAGCTGGAAGCCGACAGTCCTGGCGGAGTCTTCAATTACCAGCCGACGGACGACGAAGGGCCGTCGCATCTCGCCGTCGCCATTCCTGTCGATCTCGGCCCTAATCTCCACCTCATCATCGGACGCGACGTCGAAGATCAGCGCGCGTTCGCCAATTCGATCCGCTTTGTCTTTCTGCTTGGTTTCGGCGCCCTTTCGATCATCGGCCTTCTGGGCGGACTGGCCGTTAGCCGCCTCATCGTCAACCGCATGGATCAGATCACGGCCGCCAGCCGCCAGATCATGGAAGGAGATCTCTCGCGGCGCATTCCGACGACGGGCAGGGGAGGCGAACTCGACGCGCTCGCAAACAACCTTAACGAGATGCTGGAACGCATCGAGGGCCTGATGAATGGTCTGCGCGAAGTCTCAGACAACATCGCGCACGATCTCAAAACGCCGCTTAATCGCATGCGCAACGCCGCCGAAGCCGCTCTTCGCGATCCGCGCGGCGAAGAGGCCTATCGTGAGGGCCTTGAACGCACGATCGAAAAGGCTGACGACCTCATCAAGACCTTCAACGCGCTGTTGTTGATCGCTCGGCTGGAAGCCGGTCCGCTCGAAGACAGCACCGAGACGTTCGATCTCGGGCATTTCGTTGCCGACGTCAGTGAACTCTACGCTCCCGCCGCCGAAGAGGCAGGCTTCAACCTGACGATCGACGTCGAGCAGAATGTGTTCGTCCGCGGTAACCGGCAACTGATCGGCCAGGCCATCGCTAATCTCATCGACAACGCCATCAAGTATTCCCGTGGCGGTGAGCCTGGAAGCGCCATCACCGTGCGCGCCTATCGCCTTGATGGCCGGCCCGTGATCTCGGTCGGTGATCATGGCCCCGGCATCGACGAAATCGACCGCGAGCGCGTGCTGAGACGCTTCGTGCGGCTGGAAGCGAGCCGCACCAAACCGGGCACCGGCTTAGGGCTTAGCCTCGTTGCGGCGGTCGCCCGCCTCCATCATGGCGAAATCCGGCTTGAGGATAACCAACCAGGCCTGAAGGTCGTGCTTCTCCTGTCGCAAAGGTGTCTCGTTGCAGTGCCCGATCAGGAGGGTGACGCGGCACCCGGGCTTGCGGCACAATGA
- a CDS encoding heme lyase CcmF/NrfE family subunit codes for MIVELGHFALILALLVAVVQVVIPAFGAAIKDERMMRVAEPAAISQLLLIAVAFFALMHAYVTSDFSVLNVAENSHSTKPLIYKMAGVWGNHEGSMLLWVLILALFGAAVALFGNNLPPTLKARVLSVQASIAVAFLLFSLLTSNPFVRLDPAPSDGNGLNPILQDPALAFHPPFLYTGYVGFSIAFSFAIAALIEGRIDAAWARWVRPWTLAAWMFLTIGISMGSWWAYYELGWGGWWFWDPVENASFMPWLAGTALLHSALVMEKREALKIWTVLLAILTFSLSLMGTFIVRSGVLTSVHSFAVDPARGVFILAILVFFTGGGLALFALRAKDMQAGGLFQPISREGSLVLNNLLLVTATATVLVGTLYPMALEGLTGEKISVGPPFFNMTFGPLMIPLLIALPFGPMLAWKRGDLLGAMQRLAFAFLAALVTIVAVFAVEHRGPWLAPFGIALGVYVMVGAIVEWANRVKLGSAGRDEVMRRASNLPRSAYGTLFAHFGVGMLMVGIVATSAYREEHILAMKPGDKVMVDGYEVTFAKVERGRGPNYTEDIADFNVKRNGETIATLQPAKRLYDAPPQPTTEAGIHAAWRGDLYVVIGDGQPGGGYAVRAYFNPLVRFIWLGALFMFLGGGISLSDRRLRVGAPSRSRPIVAVPAE; via the coding sequence GTGATCGTCGAACTCGGACATTTCGCTCTCATTCTCGCACTGCTGGTTGCCGTCGTGCAGGTTGTCATTCCGGCCTTCGGCGCGGCAATCAAAGACGAGCGCATGATGCGCGTTGCCGAACCCGCCGCCATATCGCAGCTCTTGCTGATCGCGGTCGCGTTCTTCGCTCTGATGCACGCTTACGTGACGTCCGACTTTTCCGTGCTGAACGTTGCCGAAAATTCGCATTCGACGAAGCCGCTGATCTATAAAATGGCGGGCGTCTGGGGCAATCACGAAGGTTCGATGCTGCTCTGGGTGCTGATCCTGGCGCTGTTCGGCGCGGCCGTCGCGCTGTTCGGCAACAATCTGCCGCCGACATTGAAGGCCCGCGTTCTGTCCGTGCAGGCGTCGATCGCCGTAGCGTTCCTGCTCTTCTCGCTGCTGACGTCGAACCCGTTCGTTCGTCTCGATCCGGCGCCTTCGGACGGCAACGGCCTGAACCCGATCCTGCAGGACCCGGCGCTCGCGTTCCACCCGCCGTTTCTCTACACGGGTTACGTCGGCTTCTCGATCGCATTCTCGTTTGCAATCGCCGCTCTGATTGAGGGCCGCATCGACGCCGCCTGGGCGCGCTGGGTGCGTCCGTGGACGCTCGCCGCCTGGATGTTCCTGACGATCGGCATCTCAATGGGGTCCTGGTGGGCCTATTATGAACTGGGCTGGGGCGGCTGGTGGTTCTGGGACCCGGTCGAAAACGCTTCCTTCATGCCGTGGCTCGCCGGAACGGCGCTGCTCCATTCCGCGCTCGTGATGGAAAAGCGCGAAGCGCTCAAGATCTGGACGGTGCTGCTTGCGATCCTGACGTTCTCGCTGTCGCTGATGGGCACCTTCATCGTTCGCTCAGGCGTGTTGACGTCGGTGCATTCGTTTGCGGTCGATCCGGCGCGCGGCGTCTTCATTCTCGCCATTCTGGTGTTCTTCACCGGCGGCGGCCTTGCGCTCTTCGCCTTGCGCGCGAAGGATATGCAGGCTGGCGGTCTTTTCCAGCCGATCAGCCGCGAAGGCTCGCTCGTTCTGAACAATCTGCTGCTCGTCACTGCGACGGCGACGGTGCTCGTCGGTACGCTGTACCCGATGGCGCTCGAAGGCCTGACGGGCGAGAAGATCTCGGTCGGTCCGCCGTTCTTCAACATGACGTTCGGCCCGCTGATGATCCCGCTGCTGATCGCGCTGCCGTTCGGACCGATGCTTGCCTGGAAGCGCGGCGATCTGCTCGGCGCCATGCAGCGCTTGGCCTTTGCCTTCCTCGCGGCGCTCGTCACGATTGTCGCCGTCTTCGCCGTCGAACATCGCGGGCCTTGGCTGGCGCCGTTCGGCATTGCGCTGGGTGTCTACGTGATGGTCGGCGCCATCGTCGAATGGGCAAACCGCGTGAAGCTCGGTTCCGCCGGACGCGACGAAGTCATGCGTCGCGCATCGAACCTGCCGCGCTCGGCCTACGGCACGCTGTTCGCGCACTTCGGCGTCGGCATGCTGATGGTCGGCATCGTCGCGACCAGCGCCTACCGCGAAGAGCACATTCTGGCGATGAAGCCGGGCGATAAGGTCATGGTCGACGGCTATGAGGTGACCTTCGCCAAGGTCGAACGTGGCCGCGGTCCGAACTACACCGAGGACATCGCCGACTTTAACGTCAAGCGTAACGGCGAGACCATCGCGACGCTCCAGCCAGCGAAGCGCCTCTATGATGCGCCGCCGCAGCCGACGACAGAAGCCGGCATTCACGCGGCGTGGCGTGGTGACCTTTACGTCGTCATCGGTGACGGCCAGCCGGGTGGCGGTTACGCCGTGCGCGCCTACTTCAACCCGCTCGTCCGGTTCATCTGGCTCGGTGCGCTGTTCATGTTCCTGGGCGGCGGCATCTCTCTGTCCGACCGGCGGCTGCGTGTCGGCGCTCCATCGCGTTCGCGCCCCATCGTTGCGGTTCCGGCGGAGTGA
- a CDS encoding sigma-70 family RNA polymerase sigma factor: MSRGLVAATRTDGTPAAPRPAAESRADEAMLVAAVGRGDGDAFRLLMARHLGSIVSVARRMLRDDAEAEDLAQEAFLRLWRSSGTLEIGPAGIRPWLRRVVSNLCLDRVRGQGRVSVVEELPEVPEPAKQLAGLESQDTQRRVEAAMQKLPDRQRLALTLFHFEGLSQIEIGQVMGVSDEAIESLLSRARRQLKTELKSEWESLRNDSEL; encoded by the coding sequence ATGTCGAGGGGATTAGTGGCGGCAACGAGGACGGATGGCACTCCGGCCGCACCGCGACCGGCGGCCGAAAGCCGAGCCGATGAGGCGATGCTCGTTGCCGCGGTCGGTCGCGGCGACGGCGACGCATTTCGCCTGCTGATGGCCCGCCATCTCGGAAGCATCGTTTCCGTGGCGCGCCGAATGCTGCGGGACGATGCGGAGGCGGAAGACTTGGCGCAGGAAGCTTTCTTGCGACTGTGGCGTTCGAGCGGAACGCTGGAAATTGGCCCGGCCGGCATTAGGCCGTGGCTGCGTCGCGTGGTCTCGAATTTGTGCCTCGACCGCGTGCGCGGTCAGGGGCGTGTGTCGGTGGTTGAAGAATTACCCGAGGTTCCCGAGCCCGCAAAACAGCTCGCCGGCCTCGAAAGTCAAGATACGCAGCGCCGGGTTGAAGCGGCGATGCAGAAACTGCCGGACCGGCAGCGCCTTGCGCTCACGCTCTTTCATTTCGAGGGGCTGAGCCAGATCGAGATCGGTCAGGTCATGGGAGTGTCGGACGAAGCTATCGAATCTCTGCTCAGTCGGGCGAGACGGCAACTGAAGACGGAACTGAAATCGGAATGGGAGTCGCTGCGAAATGATAGCGAACTCTGA
- a CDS encoding cytochrome c-type biogenesis protein, whose amino-acid sequence MIVRRPLAILALAIWAALAATPAAFAVQPGEMLSDPALEKRARNISAELRCLVCQNQSIDDSDAPLAGDLRRLVRERIMAHDSDQQVLDYIVARYGEFVLLKPRFELSTLLLWLTPILVLLAGIVLMIRATRPAAPTTGTPLTEQEKAKLNEILAAKDP is encoded by the coding sequence ATGATCGTGCGGCGGCCCTTGGCAATTCTGGCGCTGGCAATTTGGGCGGCACTCGCTGCCACTCCCGCGGCGTTCGCCGTTCAGCCGGGCGAAATGCTCTCTGATCCGGCGCTGGAAAAGCGCGCGCGCAACATCTCGGCCGAACTGCGCTGTCTCGTCTGTCAGAACCAGTCCATCGACGACAGCGACGCGCCGTTGGCAGGAGACCTACGCCGCCTCGTGCGCGAGCGGATCATGGCGCATGACAGTGATCAGCAAGTGCTCGACTATATCGTCGCGCGTTACGGCGAATTCGTCCTGCTGAAACCCCGGTTCGAGCTATCGACGCTGCTCCTATGGCTAACGCCGATCTTGGTTTTGCTTGCCGGCATCGTATTGATGATCCGCGCTACCCGGCCGGCCGCTCCGACCACCGGCACGCCGTTGACGGAACAGGAAAAAGCCAAGCTTAATGAGATCCTTGCGGCCAAGGATCCGTAA